Within the Scleropages formosus chromosome 8, fSclFor1.1, whole genome shotgun sequence genome, the region CCGCGAGACTAATTGTCAGCCGCCGACgggcgcgagcgagcgagcgagcgagccgTTCATCGTTTAAGCAGTCCGCTGCCGCAGGCTGAGGCAGCGCTTCGCTTGTGCTCAGGGAGCAGaccgtgtgtgtgagagagtaaGAGGGACCCTGACTGAGGGTAGCGCGCTGCCCAGTGTGACCCCCAGGCTGGACTGGACCTGGACACAGAGAGACGCCAGACGAGACGGACACACTCGCGGTGGTGTCCGTGTTGTCGACGCAACCGGCAACGCAGCAAGTGTGTtgagcccaggagctgaggaggaggtCGCCTTGTTTTCGGCGTTCCGGCGCTGAAGCGCAGCACGTCGTTGTAGTACGAGACGACGCTGCACggagaaaggtgtgtgtgtgtgtgtgtgtgtgtgtgtgtgtgtgtgtgtgtgtcgcagcgGACCCTCTCAAACCAGTCTGActgcctcctcctgctggaAGTTGTCCATGTTTGCTTAGTAAGTTAACGCCACTTATTTTCCCTCCTTCGCACAAAGCAACGCGGTAAGGCACTTCAAACACACGTCTCCCTTGGAACccggcgacacacacacacacgtgacgtTGCCGTGTATGTTTTGTTGCCTTGGAGACCGAGGGCGGCGCGTTGTCTCTTAAAGGCTGCGCTAAAGTCAAAGTGCCAAAGTGCGGTCAAGGGTCCTGGAGCGACTCGACTGCATGTTgatgtgtccccctccccccacgcaCGTTCGCCTTCCTTCGGTCCCACTCGCATCCCTCCTCGTTACTTGCAGGCCGGCGAGGACCATGTCGGGTGATGCTGTGCTCTAGCGAGACGATGATGCTGATGCTGTTGCCGTGGGAGACTGAAGGCCGCTCGCGTCGCCAGGTAAGCCTTGTTGCCGGGACTCTGAGCCGCTCTCCATCCAGGCCTCGGACCTTAGTTTCCCCGCCTCTCCGTGCAGCGTCGACGCTCCCTGGGCGGCACCGGCCTGCAGGAGGCGCTACCGCCGGGCTCCTCTCGCCCGGGCGTGTGGTTGAAGCCTCTTTGAACGCTTTGGGAACTTGCTGCTCTGCTTCGGGAGACGCTTACCGCACCGAAGCGGCTCGAGAGGAGGAATAAATTCGGGGTCTGGGCCAGATGAGTGTAAATCTGCATCTTGTGTGGCTTTTCAGTCTTTCGATGCTGCCAGGattttctggggaaaaaaaaaaaaaaaagggtctggTTAATTAGAAAAGTGACTGTGAGGTTTGAGGGGGGAATGTGGCGGCTGCCAGAGGCCCGGAGCTAATGTGCGTGGGGAAGTGCGGCGGCGTCCAGGTTGAAACGTGTCCAGATGGGCttctcagaacacacacacacacattttcagaaccgcttgtcccatacggggtcacggggaaccggagcctacccggcaacacagggcgtaaggccggagggggaaggggacacacccaggacgggacgccagtctgtcacaaggcacctcaagcgggactcgaaccccagacccagcttCTCAGAACTTCTCCTCTTAATGTCGGATTATGTGTTGTGCGAAACGACTCGGCTGCAGGAAAGTGTACAACGCAGAAGGTAAACCTCAGAGATCTGCCCAAGTGAGCGGGTTGATGATTCTGGACAAGACGTTTTAGCGCCATGTCCCATTTGGCcagcaaatgtaaatttaaattaatttaaaaaatggctaaaagtgtaaaaagttatttttcttttaaagtgtaGACAAAACATTAACCAGGTGTGTGAACTCCCACGAAATTGTTCTTCCACGCTGACCGGGCTTGGGGTCTGGTTTGCGTCTACGGAGCATCTCGGGATCGCGGTTTCGCCGACTGCGACTGAACTTCGCCTGCTGGACGTCCCGACCCTGACAAACAGCTGCGCTGCGCCCGCTTGCATTGCCGGGGCTCTCCTTTCACATCTCGGATCCTGAGTCAACAGCTCATTAGCATCGCCTCTAGCTTGACCAGCGTCTTCACCGAAAGCCACGATAACGTGGAAAAAGTTACTAAGCACAACATTCGCCAAAGCTTTTCCCTACGAGGTGCTGCGGCGACGGCGAGATCAGTGACGCAGCAGTTCTCCAAAACGGGGAGGACGGTAGCGGCCTGGTGTGACgtgaaataaacagcaaaagaGAAGACTCTTCCGAGCACTTGAGCAGGATTAAGTGTTCCACAGCAACGCTTTGCAAGCAACTGCTGGAACACGTCTCTGCAAACTACGGATAGAATGCATAATAATGCAGTTTGTTCCAATAATAATCTTCCGCCATGTCTCTGAGTCATTAAAGTTTATATGGGCGTTACATGGGCACGAGGAGATTGGATTAATGAACTCTCATCTCCCATCACTCATTTGCTCTTCAAGAAGAGCATCGCGGTGTCGCGAGGGAGGGGGTTGCGACAGAACGACCGCCCCTGCACTCCCCACGCGGACCGACGGACCTTTTGATAATCTTCTGGAGGCCACATGAGAGAAACCATAATCCCGAGTTTAGCCCCAGTCAAGACGTGTTCGCCAAATAGCCCCTCGCCTTAACATGTACAATTAAAGTGTTCTGCACGTAGCCCTTAGTCCCCAGTCAGCACGTCCCTGAATGTCCCTACTCTAAAAAGAGAAATGCATAGTGACACCTTTTATGTCTGagcagacagaaaaataaaacctttttttttttcttttttcttttttctttttcctttctgcagCAAAGACGTTTCTGGTCTCTGCAGCAGATTTCAGTAGAGAAGTGCAAACATGGGTGTGTGAATATAGGGTAAGAAAAGTCCTGTTCAGCCAAACTTGGCCCCTGGCCACCACTTgcattgtttccatggcagGAGAGGCCACAGGAGTGGTTTTCCGTTGCCCTCGTCCGGATTTCAAACACGGGGGAAACGTGTGGGCTCCACACATCCCGAGCCAGAACGCGCATCTCAGGCACTGGGGAATTTCTACTCTATCAAGacaactacagcagcaggtgggattcaaacgtgtAACAAACCTGAGTCCgcaggcagtagcactaactacTGTGGAACCTGCTGCCCTCTTTCAAATTTTGTAGGACTGCGGTGTTTAAGTAGGTCTTCAGTCTTCATCTGATTTATAGATGCATCCGCTTGTGAAAGTTACCAGTAAGATTCCATGCCTGGTGTTTTATTTCCTAAGGGGCCTTAGGGTTACGGGTAGAGGTAGGGCCAGGATGGGCCAAGGTGGGTGGCCTTGCAAATTGGCTCATGGTGCTGTGGTCCCGAGTAATGTGGTGAACCCGTATTATTTCGGCAGCCTTCGTCCGTCCATCCGCCCATCCATTCGTCATCAACCACCACCACTTGTCGTGCCCGTGGTTCCGGTGGTCTacagcctgtcctggaagcggAGGGACTGAGGAAGGGACGCACGCACTTGTCGACGTGCTCTCGCGACAGGCTCTTTGGTCACCAGTCCGgctgaaacgtgtctttggaccgCAGGAAAATAGCCACGCGAACGCAGAGAGCACGTGGTATCTCCACACGGGCGGAGCCAGGTTCGAACCCACGGCCGCTCACGGGCCGAAATCCCGCCGTAGCGACGCGCTGGAAAGGTGCGGCACATCTTGGACGGCCTCCAAATGAATTTTCCGCTCTGTGTTTTCCTGCCCCTCCCTGGGGAAGCTGAGAAAAGTGCCGCAAGTTGTTTTTCTCGGCTCGCTGTTGACATTCACCGCGTTTCGCTGctttcttcctcctcccttCCTGTGCGTGAGGGCGTCGTTAATGGGCCACGAACCCGGCCCGACGACCCCCCCCGTTGCGCTCCGGGCTCTCGCCTTCCCGCCTCCTTTACCGCGGTGCCGGGTCGCAGACTCTCTCGAAGGCAGCGCGGTCGCTAAGCCCCACACCGCTGACTACTAAcattccttcctccctccttgGCCCAGGACGCTAATCCCTGCACACTGCACCGTTTCGCCTGCCGTCTGGAGCGCTGTGGCCCAGACGTGTTTATTTCGAACACACACCTGGCACGGTGACCAttaatgtaatttgttttcatCGCCCTTTTGTTCTTGCGATTTTTGGGCTGCCGTCGAGGCAGCGTGGTGAAGGATGCGGAGAATCGAGGACATTGTGATTTGCAGGGCACCGTAACGGAGCATCCTGCGCGGTCCCGTGCGGTCCTGCATGGTCTCTGTTTCAGGCAGTGGTTTGTTTTCAGCGTATTTATGGCGCTCCTGCGTTGCGTTTGCCGCATTTGTTTGCGTTTCTTTTTGTCCGGTTTACAGCGTCACACCTGCGGAGCTCTTTcctgcattttatttgcagCGTTATTAAAACGTAGTGCATTCTGTATAGAAATATAGCTTTTAAATTTCATGTATTGCGTTTGCTTTTCGCTGTTAGAAAACCGTTTTGCGTAGGATTCTAAGATGTCGTATTTCTGCTTTGCATTACCAGCGTTTCTGTTGCAGAACTGTTTGATCGCTCATCCAGTTTTGGAGTTTTGAACCCCGCATATTTGACTTTTTGAGAAAGAGTATGGGCCGAGCTGTCCTGGCCTTGTTCACCTCTGTATTAAACTGCCGAGGTGGTGCACAGCTGTACTTGTGACCTTATGACAAGCAGCACATGGTAGATTATGGTACTTGGGCAGTAATTCACCCCCTTGAGGAATAAGAGGCATTCTGTTGGGTTCTCCTGTCGATCGTGGGACGCCCCGCACGGAGCAGATGAAGACCTCGCTCTTGTCTACGGTGACGTTTTCCAACGGGACGTGGTCACCTGTGCTCCCTGCTCGCTGAAGTAGTCGTCGTCAAACGTTATTGCCATGGTGACTGGCAGGTTCGCGTTGGGCAGGAacggggtgtgtgtgggtttcgGGGGGGAGATGAAAGTCTGTTGTTGGCATAGCAACTGCATGTCTGTATCCTGAGAAGGTGTGAAAGCCTGATGCATTTGGGTCATCCTCAGACAAGAGAGGAAGTGAGCACAACTGGCTTGACGCGACCATCCAAAGTGCTCTTCCCACACGCTGTCGCTTGCTGTGTCTCAACCAGCTGGCCTCATGGGTCCTCTAACTGCAGTAGGATGTTTCACATCACTCTGCTTTACCGGTGCTGGAGATTGTCTGTCTGAtgttgaaaatgtttgtatcgCGACGTGTGCGGATACAGAGGCCGGTGTGTGTCTTCTTCAAGGAAATGTGAGGCCAACCGAGCTGTGGAAATGTAGTCCTTTTGATTCTGAAAAGTGGCAGCCTTAATGCCACTGGGACCCTTTTACctcatttacacattaaatacTTCATTGCCAGATTGATGGGTATTGCCTACCAGAGTACATAcatgtgtttttgaaaattatagTGAAAAAGTGCATATGGGTGTGCCAGccatttcatttgcatgtctTTGCATGTGTATTAGTGCCTGCCTCCATGtgctgtatctgtgtgtgtgccttccTCTCTCCTTGCGGAGGTCCAGCTCCCTGCTGTGTGGGTCTCAGAGTTCTTTGTTAACCCCCCAGGGCTTCGCTGATGAAATTGGCCCGATGGTGGGGCTAATTGGATTGGATGAGCCTGTCGTTTCCTGCTGGCCTGGGCGTCTGCAATGAGGCGTCCAATTCTGGGCAGCGGGTACTACTGTGCTCGCAGAGCTGGAGTCACGACCCAAAGGTGACTGGTTACAGCGGTTGACGCCTCGGTCCCGATATCGATAAGATCAGGTGAGCCAGCAGCTGGTGCAGCTTTACAGGGCCGCGTGGTCACGCTGACCGACCCTGACTGACTGTCTGCTGGTCTCTTTCCCTTCCACCCGCAGGCTCATCTCAGCTCAGGTTTGGGGTTCTGCCATGAGCAGCCGAAGCCAGAGCGGCAGCCGCGTGGAGAGAGCGGGAGGTCGGCATGCGGCGCCCACGCGCACTCCCAGCGCTCCCATGCTGCAGGTGCAGCGCTCACGCTCGCGGGAGACCATCACCATCCACTTCTCAGCCCTCGGCGTGGAGGACGAGCTGGAGGAACAGGAGCTGTACGGGCCGACCTCGCCGCCCGACTCCCCCCTGCCGCGCCTGGAATGCGAGGGCTACAAGGTGGCAATGGCCGTCGAGGCGAGTGAGGAGCTTCTGTCTGAGGAGGACGCTGCTGTTTCCAGAGCCCTGCCTTCTGGTGCGGTGATGCCTCCAACGTCCAACTTGTCCTGGCAGTCAGGACAGAAGAGCACTGGCACTGCACCCACTTTAGTCGGCTCATCCCCCCCAAAGCCTGTGGCCCCTACCCCCAAACCCTTCCTGAGCCTGGTAAAGTCCCTCTCTGTGGAGGCAGAGGGCCGCGAGGTGCCGGCGCCACCCTCTCCCAAGCTCCACTGCCACCTGGTGAAGTCTCTGGTGAAGTCCCTGTCCACGGACGCGTCCCGTCCCGAAGCGGAGCCCGCGGCCCATCGGCCCCCCGACAGCCGCCTCAGCCTTCACCTGTTCAAACCCTTTGGGCCGTCCGAGCCCGTGATTGCAGGAGATTCAAAGACCGCACCCTCATCGCCGCTGTCCTCACCAGACGAGCGACCTTTCTTCAAGGTGCCGGAGGTGGAAGCGCGCATCGAGGACACTCGCCGGCGCCTGTCGGAGGCCATGTCTGAGCCCTTGCAGCTGCTTAGCAAGATCATGGGTGACGAGAGCAGTGGGAGCAGCGGTGCCGCACCCTGCAGGCCAAAAGCGCTTTCCTCCAGCACGTCGGATCTCACCAGTCTGGACAGTATGAACGGCCACTTGGAGAGCATCAGCAATAGCAACAGCATCCAGGAGGAGGAGACGAGCTGGGCCGGAGAGGCCCGCACACTGGTGCTGGACCGCTGCTCCATGTCAGCGCTGGTCCGGCAGCAGGACGAGGAGTTCTACGAGCTCTACAGCGAGCGCCGAGGGTTGGTCTCCTGCACGGAGCTGCTCAAGGAAAAAGCTCAGGATGTGGACAGTGGGAGCCGTGAACCTGGTCATGGTGAgcaggaagatgaggaggaagaggatgaggaggaggaggaggaggaggcagaacAAGAAGTGGGGAGAGGTGAAATGGTGCCTGGCATCCCCCACAAGTCCCTGCTCGCTTTGGCTGCTCTCGTCTACAGCTACCTGGTCCTGCCCTTGCCTGCTTACCTCGGGGGCGTGTTGTTGGGCGTGGCTGCTGGCTTCCTGCTGGCCACATTTATGTTGTGGCTCGCAGCACCCAGGCGCCCCCGCTGCTGCAGGTTCAGGGCTGAGTTGTGGAGTGTCTCCCATCTGGCTGTCCAGGAACCTGGCATCTTCAAGGTGGGTGATGCTGGCTTCACCAACACAGTGCCAACGCAGTAATTTCCATTGTGCTTTAAATGGTGAAATAGGTGTTTTCTTCAGAGATCATCCCTGCCAGCGTGGACAGCCAACTGCGAAAGGCGGATCTGTTTAATTGAATGGTCTTCCCTCCTCACGTTGCTAGATGTCTGAGGAGTTTTGCCGGAATACATGAGAGAAATTGATCGAGAACGCAGGGCAGTCAGTTCGATGTTTTTGTCTGCAAATATTTCCTGAAGAACTGAGTAGGGAGAGCAGGCAGCTTATGCAATTGAATGGATCGTAACCACGGTGCCAGAAGGCGGAGCCGTGCTTCCCCTGCAGAGACGGCTTTGCCTGGGGAGATGATTTTGGGGCTGTACGTTTCTTCTGCACTCTGTGCCTATGTTTGAGTGTTGCTGTGTGCCCGCGTGCCCTCACTCTTTGGGCAGTGCTGTTTGTTGTCATGCAGAGCAGAACAGGGAAGGATAATCTTTATGCGCTGGGTTTCCATGACACCGATAAAAGCAAAATGCTATGTGGTGCAAATTCGCCTATGAGTCACAGGATGGTTCATCTCAGAGGTTTTTCTCCGCTGCTTTGTTGCTCATACCTCTTTGAATACAGACACTGATGTTTCTTAACCTCATTCGCTGTGCAGGATGGATTTCAGGGGCTCCGGCAGCTTTAATCCAAAATGATGAACATACCTTAAAATCGTAAATCCAGTAGTACCGCAGAGGGTAATAGCAGGGGCACCTCTAGGGACCAACCTGCTAACCTGTGGTCACGAATGCCCCTTGGTAGCTGCCGCTCTGCCTCTTGGACTCCTCCTGCACTTCAGCGTCATGCTGACCTGCTCTTCCTTGTCTTGTTTTCCAGGGCTGGATGAACGAGATCTACAGCTATGACCCGGAGATGTACCACGCCACCCTGACCCACTCCGTCTTTGTGCGTCTGGAGGGGTCCGTGCTGCGCCTCTCCAAGCCCAGCCGCAGCATCGCCCGGAGAGCCACCTTCAACGAGCCCAAACCTGAGGTTACTTTTGTCAGCCAGAAGATTTATGACTTGACTGATAGCAAGGTGTGTCCAACACCACGTGACATAGATTGTGTTTAAAGGCCCTGCTCCCTTCCCCTTGTTATTGTTTCTAGGTCAAGATTGCTGAAACCGCTCGATGCGGTGCTTGATGAATGGACCACGTTCGCTGTCACGGACGTTTGTTGCGTTTCTGCCGCAAAAGATCATTTTGTTAGGTAACATAGTGCTGTCATTACTCTGCTCCTTCAGGTGTACCTGATGCCGCAGAACCTGGCCCGGAAGCGGCTGTGGAACAAGAAGTACCCTATCTGTGTGGAGCTGGCCAAGCAGGAGCATTTCATGTCCACGGCCCAAGCCGATCAGAGCGAGGCTGGAGGTGTCGGGGTGAAGGATGCATGTGGGGGCGAGGAGGCACTGGGTCCATCATTTGGATCCCAGGAACCTGGCTGTGCACTGGATGCCAAGGATCACAAGACCCTGTACCTCTTTGGGAGGAcgggcagggagaaggaagagtGGTTTCGGAGGATGTCTGTGGCATCCCGTTTCAAAGCAGAGTCCAAGAAGCTTTCAGGCCTTCCAGCATGTGAGTGTACTTTTGACCCCGTCACGTGACCGTTTCATCCTGACCCTCGGAGGTGGATTCTGGGTGCTGTTtgcaactatttactcattttccagtgttttgcCCTAGTCTGGATTGATACTTGAAGttcacattttctaaaattcagcaaaaaaatattgtataaagTACATGGCagggagcatagtggttagccttgcacttgaaggatgcaggttcacagtctacctcctgctgtcatacccttaagcaaggtacttatactcagttgttccattaaaaatgacccagctgtataaatgagcaagtaAATGTCATTTGGCTAACAATTATTTGCTCATCATACTAAATAATATTAACTAAAACGATGTGTCTTCTCTGATGGAGACAAGGTGAGTGTGTGCTATAAAGCCTGGGTTCATGATACTGGAGCAAGTGCTTTTTGACAAAAATTCCAAAGTTCTTGACAGGCGTATCTGCTCTGTGCTCCGCCCCTTCAGCCTTTCTACCTGCCCAAAGCTGCACTAACAGCCAGTCGGGAGGTCTGACACACAGCCGGAGCAGTAGCAGAGGCAGCTTGGATGAGATCCTGGCTTCTCAGCCCCGTCAAAAGGAGCTCGCAGGTGGTTTGCGGCAAAAGGCACTACTTGACTACACGACCTACATGGCCCAATATGTTCGTACCCAGCAAGAGAGTTCCAGCCAGAGTCCCACCCAGAGCCCCGAGGGTAGCCCTGGAGTCAGTAGGAAGGTATGGCTGGCAGAACCGCACCAAAGTGCTTTTCCAGCGACAAACAGTATGTGGCTACGTCCTTATAGTGTATTTGGTTTGAGTGATGTGAATCTGGTCTTCGAGTGTTGAAGGATCTGTGGAGTGAAATGAACAAAGGCTCATTCCCTGCATTTTATTCCCTTTCTGAAAGTGGAATCCCTAACCTTTTGTTCTCACACctgagccaccacctgctcaaaCCCATTTTCCTTGACCTCTCTACAGCATTTGACATTGCTGAACGTCAGGTCCTACCTTCTTCTTTTGAACAGCTTGGTATTGTGGATATTGTTTTGAGTCTTGCATATCAGGTAGATCTTTTCGCtctcatgtggtggaatgagctccttctccCTCCATCCTACTGAATCCCTCCGGCACACAAGAAGagcctcaaaacacatctcttccaGCCCCACTTCTCTCATGATCTCTGAAAAGCTATCACCTCATGTCACagtcatttttgtatttcctgtctgactcaattctataggcagctggtactgtaaaATGCACGAGCAAAAACGATTGTATCAGACTCACTGGGCTTCACACTTCTGTGTGGGTATGTGAAACTCTTCTCTTATGTTAGGCACTTGAACTGTGCTGCGTTTTtatgtgctttggagaaaaatgtctgctatatgaataaatacagatataGTATGAATCTAAGCAGTACATTGTTATGCAAACTCCAGATCATGGAGGCCTCATACTTACTGAATTAGTAGATTTCAGATGTGCAGATCAATTCCAGTTGAAGGTTTCATGAAATGTCCTGTAAAAGGGTGTTAGTTGTGAGGTTTGACTGCTTTTGGCAACAATTATCAGTGGTTCCCCCCCCACGTCCAGACGCTTTTTCCATAAAGGCACTGTAaaaatggctttattttttgGTACTTCTTATAGTTTGATTAGTGTAGCTGTCTCTGTGCACTTCCTCGTCACATGGGAATCACTATCTTTGCCAGCTCCCAAGAAGTCCAGAGGAAGAGGTAGAACCAGAGGCCTGGGTCAACGCCTTGTTGGGTCGCATCTTCTGGGACTTCCTGGGTGAGAAATACTGGGCTGACATGGTGTCAAAGAAGATCCAGATGAAGCTCAGTAAAATCAGGGTGAGATCTCTTCTTTTCAAGCTCAGTCACAGGTTTGCAGTGGTTGTGCATTACTCAAAGCTTAAAAATTGACATATGTACTTGTGTTCAATATCCAAGACAGGTTAATTTACGGGGAAGTCCTGAGCTATCGGTGTACCTGATTATATAGCCACAGCTTGACATAGACCAGTAGACCTGCCAGGTGGTGGTTGCGAAATGCATTGTCAAATCATGCTGCCAGATGGTTTCACCAGGAATCATGCAGTAATCCTCCCTGTTGTTTTAGCAAGGACAAGCTGAGTGTGTGGAGGATGCATATAGCCATGACCAGGTCAAACGGTGCTCCTGTATTGTTGGAGATGGTGTCCTGAAGGATGTTTactgtgtctgtttttcagctgcCATATTTCATGAATGAGCTGACCCTGACAGAGTTGGACATGGGCGTCGCCATTCCAAAGATCTTACAGGCATCGAAGCTCACTGTGGACCATCAAGGTGATTAACTGTACGGTGGACACTTTGAGTTGAGGGAAACTTCTCAATGATGTTTGACTTTAGTACAATTTGCTGGTGAAAGTATGAGTAGAGGCAACAAAGAATGAAATGTATCACTCAGAGTTATACTTTAGCAAGGTTTCTCAAAGTTTTGTTGTATTGTGGTAAGTTGTGAGAAAAGAACTTTGTAGTCTTGTGTCATTCAGAGGTGATGCACATATGATGTACTAAACTACAGGATTTTTTTGTGGTAGGcggcagacttttttttttttcccccctcaaatAATCATCTTTCAACATTTTCAGGTTTCTGAAAGAAATATAGTTataactgaggaaaaaaaacagatgtgtggTGATTTTCCAAAAACTTATTATTTAATTGATGCTCTTAGCCAGTGGAAGGGGAAGCCCTGCTCATTGACGTCATCGTTGCTTTTGTGGTCCGCTGCATACTTTGCCAGTCTCCAGCACCACTCTCCTTCGTGTTGATGTATGATGACTGCGGTTAGGCCTCCATCTGGTGTAGGTCTGGGACACAGCTGGAGTCTGATCTCAGATGGCTTGTGTGGTTGCTGTGCTACTGACCACAGTAGGCCTCCAATCATCTTACTGTCTGGAATCCACTTATTTCTAGCATCAGAAGCTTCACTGGAGAAATCTGATGAAAGTGagattttatttacacacacacatttccaaaggATCTGGAGAAACCAACCTCAATGGAGTTTGCACTACATATCTACAatagtgttgtgtgtgtttttttttttttttttacttacccTTGTATAAAGCAGTACCGGGTAATGTTTTGGAAACAAAAGATAACTGTGCTTTTGCTGCAGGGCTGTGGTTTGATCTGGAGATCTCCTACAACGGCTCCTTCCTGATGACCCTAGAGACCAAGATGAACCTGGCCCGActggggaaggaaggggaggggctGAGACTGGGCGAGCCCGGCAAAGATGGGTACGAAAGCCAATGAACTCACGGTCTTGTGTTCCatgcaaaatgtattatttagtagtattagctgacacttctatTAGCAGCAGCTtaattttgcccatttatactggTGATATTGTACAGGAGAGTGCAGGGTTAGTGCCTTGCTCAGCGTTGCTAAAACAGGATACACAGGTGAAGTTATATGGAAATTTGCACTGTTGTGGGAAAAGTTGCAGTTTTGCAaagaatttttccattaaaaacacaAGTGGGGTTCTATGGATAATAATGTTCTTTTCCAGATGTACCCAGGTTAAAGAATTGAATTTCTTACTTCAGTTGGACACAAGACTgttgaattaaaatattatttttggagGAGACAATGTCAGATCAGAGGTGGAAGGAGAAGCTCAGCTGAGTTTGTTGAAGATCATGAAGGGCAGCTTTTCTCCTGTGCATGCTAGTGAACGTGTGGTCTTGCGCTGGGCCCCGTGTTCCCTGTTAATTTGTGCTTTTCTCTCTGCCTCTTTCTGTGGGTACGTGCACCTGTGGATTTTGTCCGTCACTGGTGAGTCGGAATAGCACAGCTCATAACCGCTGGGACCCTTCCACATATTTATAGTTTTCATGCTTATGATGCAGGAGGAAGGGTGTACAGTGACACAGGTATCACAGGTTGCCACTTTATACACATGAGCTACAGGGCTGTCAGGCATAGTGACTGCAGGTGTCCTGCCATAGCCAGCATTGAGAGATGACCAGTTTCTCCAGTATCTCTCTTGCAGTTGGCACAGTGTGACCCTCCAGTGTGTAAAGATAGCAACAGCCTGGCCAGGGATGGCACAGACTGCCTCCTGGTCATTTGCAAATGTAGACGCAGAACTATTGCAAAATGTTGCAGGATCTTGTGGGGGATCCCAGAAATCCGTTATCAGCACTGCAATGGATGGAAGTGTGTTGTTCCCATTGTCATATGTGACGGATATTAAACGCTACATTGttgtttgtttagcagactgactatgtgtgtgtgtgtgtgtgtgtctgtgtgtcaggtCCAGGCCAAGAACGTACTGCCTTGCTGACAGCGATGAGGAGTCCTCGAGCGCAGGGTCGTCTGATGAGGAGGATCCAGCGGAGATCCTTGCCGACAAGAACCTGCAGCCTGGGGCCGAAGGGTGAGCTGGCCCAAGCCATGCTTATGTCTTTAGGGCCTGGAACCCTAATCTCTATCAGCATTCATTGTCCTTCGGGATAATCCCAGTCATATGAACTGCATAACGG harbors:
- the LOC108937324 gene encoding testis-expressed protein 2-like isoform X2 codes for the protein MSSRSQSGSRVERAGGRHAAPTRTPSAPMLQVQRSRSRETITIHFSALGVEDELEEQELYGPTSPPDSPLPRLECEGYKVAMAVEASEELLSEEDAAVSRALPSGAVMPPTSNLSWQSGQKSTGTAPTLVGSSPPKPVAPTPKPFLSLVKSLSVEAEGREVPAPPSPKLHCHLVKSLVKSLSTDASRPEAEPAAHRPPDSRLSLHLFKPFGPSEPVIAGDSKTAPSSPLSSPDERPFFKVPEVEARIEDTRRRLSEAMSEPLQLLSKIMGDESSGSSGAAPCRPKALSSSTSDLTSLDSMNGHLESISNSNSIQEEETSWAGEARTLVLDRCSMSALVRQQDEEFYELYSERRGLVSCTELLKEKAQDVDSGSREPGHGEQEDEEEEDEEEEEEEAEQEVGRGEMVPGIPHKSLLALAALVYSYLVLPLPAYLGGVLLGVAAGFLLATFMLWLAAPRRPRCCRFRAELWSVSHLAVQEPGIFKGWMNEIYSYDPEMYHATLTHSVFVRLEGSVLRLSKPSRSIARRATFNEPKPEVTFVSQKIYDLTDSKVYLMPQNLARKRLWNKKYPICVELAKQEHFMSTAQADQSEAGGVGVKDACGGEEALGPSFGSQEPGCALDAKDHKTLYLFGRTGREKEEWFRRMSVASRFKAESKKLSGLPASFLPAQSCTNSQSGGLTHSRSSSRGSLDEILASQPRQKELAGGLRQKALLDYTTYMAQYVRTQQESSSQSPTQSPEGSPGVSRKLPRSPEEEVEPEAWVNALLGRIFWDFLGEKYWADMVSKKIQMKLSKIRLPYFMNELTLTELDMGVAIPKILQASKLTVDHQGLWFDLEISYNGSFLMTLETKMNLARLGKEGEGLRLGEPGKDGPRTYCLADSDEESSSAGSSDEEDPAEILADKNLQPGAEGYVGGHRPSKIMRFVDKIAKSKYFQKATETEFIKKKMEEVSNTPLLLTVEVQELRGTLAVNIPPPPTDRIWYGFRSPPHLSLKARPKLGEREVTLVHVTDWIEKKLDQEFQKIFVMPNMDDIWLPIMHSAMDTRSDVSLLSMTLEAAKESDSMEVEVPTSCDD
- the LOC108937324 gene encoding testis-expressed protein 2-like isoform X1, with translation MSSRSQSGSRVERAGGRHAAPTRTPSAPMLQVQRSRSRETITIHFSALGVEDELEEQELYGPTSPPDSPLPRLECEGYKVAMAVEASEELLSEEDAAVSRALPSGAVMPPTSNLSWQSGQKSTGTAPTLVGSSPPKPVAPTPKPFLSLVKSLSVEAEGREVPAPPSPKLHCHLVKSLVKSLSTDASRPEAEPAAHRPPDSRLSLHLFKPFGPSEPVIAGDSKTAPSSPLSSPDERPFFKVPEVEARIEDTRRRLSEAMSEPLQLLSKIMGDESSGSSGAAPCRPKALSSSTSDLTSLDSMNGHLESISNSNSIQEEETSWAGEARTLVLDRCSMSALVRQQDEEFYELYSERRGLVSCTELLKEKAQDVDSGSREPGHGEQEDEEEEDEEEEEEEAEQEVGRGEMVPGIPHKSLLALAALVYSYLVLPLPAYLGGVLLGVAAGFLLATFMLWLAAPRRPRCCRFRAELWSVSHLAVQEPGIFKGWMNEIYSYDPEMYHATLTHSVFVRLEGSVLRLSKPSRSIARRATFNEPKPEVTFVSQKIYDLTDSKVYLMPQNLARKRLWNKKYPICVELAKQEHFMSTAQADQSEAGGVGVKDACGGEEALGPSFGSQEPGCALDAKDHKTLYLFGRTGREKEEWFRRMSVASRFKAESKKLSGLPASFLPAQSCTNSQSGGLTHSRSSSRGSLDEILASQPRQKELAGGLRQKALLDYTTYMAQYVRTQQESSSQSPTQSPEGSPGVSRKLPRSPEEEVEPEAWVNALLGRIFWDFLGEKYWADMVSKKIQMKLSKIRLPYFMNELTLTELDMGVAIPKILQASKLTVDHQGLWFDLEISYNGSFLMTLETKMNLARLGKEGEGLRLGEPGKDGSRPRTYCLADSDEESSSAGSSDEEDPAEILADKNLQPGAEGYVGGHRPSKIMRFVDKIAKSKYFQKATETEFIKKKMEEVSNTPLLLTVEVQELRGTLAVNIPPPPTDRIWYGFRSPPHLSLKARPKLGEREVTLVHVTDWIEKKLDQEFQKIFVMPNMDDIWLPIMHSAMDTRSDVSLLSMTLEAAKESDSMEVEVPTSCDD